From a region of the Parus major isolate Abel chromosome 25LG1, Parus_major1.1, whole genome shotgun sequence genome:
- the PMF1 gene encoding polyamine-modulated factor 1 has protein sequence MAAGGDGGAELAERGAAEGGDGPAPAVVPGRAQVFATVVDTFLEKLVAAGSYQRFVNCYRCFYKLQPQLTRSIYDQFISQLQASIKEEVQEVKNEGNLEGLFSSLDKIVEEAKDREEPAWRPSGIPEEDIRSTMVPYLLKHRSHLCRVLREKEEENRKVAESVLMGRNRIAELQQLIQARQQAWQAISKEQQELIMTFQEPQ, from the exons ATGGCGGCGGGTGGCGATGGCGGCGCGGAGCTGGCGGAGCGCGGGGCAGCCGAAGGCGGAGATGGCCCGGCCCCGGCGGTGGTCCCGGGTCGCGCCCAGGTGTTCGCGACCGTGGTGGACACAttcctggagaagctggtgGCCGCCGGGAG CTACCAGAGGTTTGTCAACTGCTACCGCTGCTTCTAcaagctgcagccccagctgacCAGGAGCATTTACGATCAGTTCATCTCCCAGCTACAGGCGTCCATAAAG GAAGAGGTCCAGGAGGTGAAAAATGAAGGGAATCTGGAGGGACTCTTTAGTTCACTGGATAAGATCGTGGAGGAGGCAAAGGACCGGGAAGAGCCTGCATG GCGGCCCAGCGGGATCCCGGAGGAGGACATCCGCAGCACCATGGTGCCCTACCTCCTGAAGCACCGCTCCCACCTCTGCAGAGTTctcagggagaaggaggaagagaacagGAAGGTGGCTGAGTCTGTGCTAATGGGGAGGAACAGGATTGCAGAGTTGCAGCAGCTGATCCAGGCTCGCCAACAGGCCTGGCAG GCAATCAGTAAGGAGCAACAAGAACTCATCATGACATTCCAGGAGCCCCAGTGA